A region of Helicoverpa zea isolate HzStark_Cry1AcR chromosome 16, ilHelZeax1.1, whole genome shotgun sequence DNA encodes the following proteins:
- the LOC124637414 gene encoding myosin heavy chain, muscle isoform X36 produces MPKPVVQEGEDPDPTPYLFVSLEQKRIDQSKPYDGKKACWVPDEKEGFLQGEIKATKGELVTVSLPGGETKDFKKDLVAQVNPPKYEKCEDMSNLTYLNDASVLYNLKQRYYHKLIYTYSGLFCVAINPYKRFPVYTTRCAKLYRGKRRSEVPPHIFAISDGAYVNMLTNHENQSMLITGESGAGKTENTKKVIAYFATVGASQKKDPSQEKKGSLEDQVVQTNPVLEAFGNAKTVRNDNSSRFGKFIRIHFGPSGKLAGADIETYLLEKARVISQQALERSYHIFYQMMSGSVPGLKALCLLSNDVNDYNIVSQGKTSIPGVDDGEEMRLTDQAMDVLGFTQEEKDNVYKITAAVMHMGRMQFKQRGREEQAEADGTEDGDKVAKLLGVEMQDLYKNLLKPRIKVGNEFVTQGRNKDQVTNSVGALCKGMFDRLFKWLVKKCNETLDTKQKRQHFIGVLDIAGFEIFDFNGFEQLCINFTNEKLQQFFNHHMFVLEQEEYKKEGINWAFIDFGMDLLACIDLIEKPMGILSILEEESMFPKATDQTFVEKLNNNHLGKSAPYLKPKPPKPGCQAAHFAIGHYAGNVGYNITGWLEKNKDPLNDTVVDQFKKGQNKLLVEIFADHPGQSGDAGGGGGKGAGGKRAKGSAFQTVSSLYREQLNNLMTTLRSTQPHFVRCIIPNELKQPGLIDSHLVMHQLTCNGVLEGIRICRKGFPNRMVYPDFKLRYMILAPVAMTAEKDPKEAARKCLEEVGLDPESYRIGHTKVFFRAGVLGQMEELRDDRLSKIVSWLQAYIRGYLSRKEYKKLQEQRLALQVVQRNLRKYLQLRTWPWWKLWQKVKPLLNVTRVEDELAKLEEKAQKAQEAFEKEEKLRKELEGLNAKLLEEKTALLASIEGKEGSLSEVQERAAKLNAQKADLELQLRDTQDRLTQEEDARNQLFQAKKKLEQEVSGLKKDVEDLELSVQKSEQDKATKDHQIRNLNDEIAHQDELINKLNKEKKLQGESNQKTSEELQAAEDKVNHLNKVKQKLEQTLDELEDSLEREKKLRADVEKQRRKVEGDLKLTQEAVADLERNKKELEQTIQRKDKEISSLTAKLEDEQSLVSKLQKQIKELQGRIEELEEEVESERQARAKAEKQRADLARELEELGERLEEAGGATSAQIELNKKREAELSKLRRDLEEANIQHESTLANLRKKHNDAVSEMGEQLDQLNKLKAKAEHDRASCYNELNNTRAAVDQVAREKAAQEKIVKQLQHQLNEVQSKADEANRTLNDLDAAKKKLSIENSDLLRQLEEAESQVSQLSKIKVSLTTQLEDTKRLADEEARERATLLGKFRNLEHDLDNIREQVEEEAEGKADLQRQLSKANAEAQLWRSKYESEGVARSEELEEAKRKLQARLAEAEETIESLNQKVVALEKTKQRLATEVEDLQLEVDRATAIANAAEKKQKAFDKIIGEWKLKVDDLAAELDASQKECRNYSTELFRLKGAYEEGQEQLEAVRRENKNLADEVKDLLDQIGEGGRNIHEIEKARKRLEAEKDELQAALEEAEAALEQEENKVLRAQLELSQVRQEIDRRIQEKEEEFENTRKNHQRALDSMQASLEAEAKGKAEALRMKKKLEADINELEIALDHANKANAEAQKNIKRYQAQIKDLQTALEEEQRARDDAREQLGISERRANALQNELEESRTLLEQADRARRQAEQELGDAHEQLNELSAQSASLSAAKRKLESELQTLHSDLDELLNEAKNSEEKAKKAMVDAARLADELRAEQDHAQTQEKLRKALEQQIKELQVRLDEAEANALKGGKKAIQKLEQRVRELENELDGEQRRHADAQKNLRKSERRIKELTFQAEEDRKNHERMQDLVDKLQQKIKTYKRQIEEAEEIAALNLAKFRKAQQELEEAEERADLAEQAISKFRGKGRAGSAARGVSPAPQRSRPAFADGFGTFPPRFDLAPEDF; encoded by the exons ATGCCGAAGCCAGTAGTCCAAGAGGGCGAGGACCCCGATCCGACTCCGTACCTGTTCGTGTCTCTGGAACAGAAGCGTATCGACCAGAGCAAGCCCTACGATGGCAAGAAGGCATGCTGGGTGCCTGACGAAAAGGAGGGTTTCCTCCAGGGCGAGATCAAGGCCACCAAGGGTGAGCTGGTGACCGTCAGCCTGCCTGGTGGTGAG ACCAAAGACTTCAAGAAAGATCTTGTTGCTCAAGTCAACCCACCTAAGTACGAGAAATGCGAGGACATGTCTAACTTGACATACCTCAACGACGCTTCTGTTTTGTATAACTTGAAGCAGAGATATTACCATAAACTTATTTAC ACGTACTCGGGTCTCTTCTGTGTGGCTATCAACCCCTACAAGAGGTTCCCCGTGTACACCACACGATGCGCCAAGCTCTACCGTGGCAAGCGTCGTTCGGAGGTGCCCCCTCACATCTTCGCCATTTCCGACGGTGCCTACGTCAACATGTTGACCAACCACGAGAATCAATCTATGTTGATTAC CGGTGAGTCTGGTGCCGGAAAGACTGAGAACACGAAGAAGGTAATTGCGTACTTCGCCACCGTCGGTGCCTCCCAAAAGAAGGACCCGTCCCAGGAGAAGAAGGGCTCCCTTGAAGACCAGGTCGTACAGACTAACCCTGTACTTGAAGCCTTCGGTAACGCCAAGACCGTCCGTAACGACAACTCGTCTCGTTTC GGTAAATTCATCCGTATCCACTTCGGACCCTCCGGTAAACTGGCTGGTGCTGATATCGAGACCT ATCTGCTCGAGAAGGCCCGTGTCATCTCCCAACAGGCTCTTGAGCGTTCTTACCACATCTTCTACCAGATGATGTCTGGCTCCGTTCCTGGACTTAAGG CTCTGTGTTTACTATCCAACGACGTCAATGACTACAACATCGTGTCGCAAGGCAAGACTAGTATTCCTGGCGTTGATGACGGCGAGGAAATGAGACTTACCGAC CAAGCCATGGACGTCCTGGGCTTCACCCAGGAAGAGAAGGACAACGTATACAAGATCACCGCCGCTGTCATGCACATGGGTCGCATGCAGTTCAAGCAGAGAGGTCGCGAGGAACAGGCTGAGGCCGACGGCACTGAG GATGGTGACAAGGTTGCCAAGCTCCTCGGTGTTGAGATGCAGGACCTCTACAAGAACTTGTTGAAGCCCCGCATCAAGGTCGGAAACGAGTTCGTCACCCAGGGTCGTAACAAGGACCAGGTCACCAACTCCGTCGGTGCTCTCTGCAAGGGCATGTTCGATCGTCTCTTCAAGTGGCTCGTGAAGAAGTGTAACGAGACCCTAGACACCAAGCAGAAGAGGCAGCACTTCATCGGTGTACTGGATATCGCCGGTTTCGAGATCTTCGAC TTCAACGGTTTCGAGCAACTCTGCATTAACTTCACCAATGAGAAGCTGCAGCAGTTCTTTAACCACCACATGTTCGTACTCGAACAAGAGGAGTACAAGAAGGAGGGTATCAACTGGGCCTTCATCGATTTCGGAATGGACTTGCTCGCTTGTATCGATCTTATCGAAAAG CCCATGGGTATCCTCTCCATCCTTGAGGAAGAGTCTATGTTCCCCAAAGCCACCGACCAGACCTTCGTTGAGAAGTTGAACAACAACCACTTGGGCAAGTCTGCTCCTTACCTGAAGCCGAAGCCGCCCAAGCCCGGTTGCCAGGCCGCTCACTTCGCCATTGGTCACTACGCCGGTAAC GTCGGCTACAACATCACTGGATGGCTTGAGAAGAACAAGGACCCCCTCAACGACACTGTCGTTGACCAGTTCAAGAAGGGTCAGAACAAACTGTTGGTTGAGATCTTTGCTGACCATCCTGGTCAGTCTGGTGATGCCGGTGGCGGTGGTGGCAAGG GCGCTGGTGGCAAACGCGCTAAGGGTTCTGCCTTCCAGACCGTATCATCACTCTACAGG GAACAACTTAACAACCTGATGACCACCCTGAGGTCTACCCAGCCTCACTTCGTACGTTGTATCATCCCCAACGAGTTGAAGCAGCCTG GTCTCATCGACTCTCACCTTGTGATGCACCAGCTGACCTGTAACGGTGTGCTTGAAGGCATCCGTATTTGCCGTAAAGGTTTCCCCAACAGGATGGTCTACCCCGACTTCAAGCTCCG TTACATGATTCTTGCACCAGTCGCCATGACAGCAGAAAAAGATCCTAAAGAGGCAGCTAGGAAGTGTTTGGAGGAAGTGGGTCTCGACCCTGAAAGCTATCGTATTGGCCACACAAAG GTATTCTTCCGCGCTGGTGTCCTGGGTCAGATGGAAGAGTTGCGTGACGACAGGCTGTCCAAGATCGTCTCGTGGCTCCAGGCCTACATCCGTGGTTACCTGTCCCGTAAGGAGTACAAGAAGCTGCAGGAACAGAG gttgGCTCTCCAAGTTGTCCAGCGCAACTTGCGCAAGTACCTGCAACTCCGCACCTGGCCCTGGTGGAAGTTGTGGCAGAAGGTCAAGCCCCTCCTCAACGTCACCCGCGTCGAGGATGAGCTCGCG AAACTTGAGGAGAAGGCCCAGAAGGCCCAGGAGGCTTTCGAGAAGGAAGAGAAGCTCCGCAAGGAGCTCGAGGGTCTCAACGCCAAGCTCCTCGAGGAGAAGACCGCTCTGCTTGCCTCCATCGAGGGCAAGGAGGGCTCCCTCTCCGAGGTGCAGGAGCGCGCTGCCAAGCTCAACGCGCAGAAGGCCGACCTCGAGCTCCAGCTCAGG GACACCCAGGACCGCCTTACCCAGGAAGAGGATGCCCGCAACCAGCTCTTCCAGGCTAAGAAGAAGTTGGAACAGGAAGTCTCCGGCCTCAAGAAGGATGTCGAAGACTTGGAACTGTCCGTCCAGAAGTCCGAGCAGGACAAGGCCACCAAGGACCACCAGATCCGCAACTTGAACGACGAGATCGCCCACCAAGACGAGCTCATCAACAAGTTGAACAAGGAGAAGAAGCTCCAGGGAGAGTCCAACCAGAAGACCTCCGAGGAGCTCCAGGCCGCCGAGGACAAGGTCAACCACCTCAACAAGGTCAAGCAGAAGCTCGAGCAGACCCTCGACGAGCTCGAGGACTCTCTGGAGCGCGAGAAGAAGCTGCGCGCCGACGTCGAGAAGCAGAGGAGGAAGGTGGAGGGCGACCTCAAGCTCACCCAGGAGGCCGTCGCCGACCTCGAGCGCAACAAGAAGGAGCTCGAGCAGACCATCCAGCGCAAGGACAAGGAGATCTCGTCCCTTACCGCCAAGCTGGAGGACGAGCAGTCGCTTGTCAGCAAGCTCCAGAAACAGATCAAGGAATTGCAAGGCCGCATCGAAGAGCTCGAGGAGGAGGTCGAATCCGAACGCCAGGCTCGCGCTAAGGCCGAGAAGCAGCGTGCCGACCTCGCCCGCGAGCTCGAGGAGCTGGGTGAGCGCCTTGAGGAAGCCGGTGGCGCCACCTCCGCTCAGATTGAGCTGAACAAGAAGCGCGAGGCTGAGCTCAGCAAGCTGCGCCGCGACCTCGAGGAGGCCAACATCCAGCACGAGTCTACCCTCGCCAACCTCCGCAAGAAGCACAACGATGCCGTCTCGGAGATGGGCGAGCAGCTCGACCAGCTCAACAAGCTCAAGGCCAA GGCTGAGCATGACCGCGCGTCTTGCTACAACGAGCTTAACAACACTCGCGCGGCTGTCGATCAAGTAGCGAGAGAGAAG GCTGCCCAAGAGAAGATCGTCAAGCAGCTGCAGCACCAGCTCAACGAGGTGCAGAGCAAGGCTGACGAAGCCAACCGCACCCTCAACGACCTGGATGCCGCCAAGAAGAAGCTGTCCATCGAGAACTCCGACCTTCTTCGCCAATTGGAGGAGGCCGAGTCCCAGGTTTCTCAGCTGTCCAAGATCAAGGTGTCCCTCACCACTCAGCTCGAGGACACCAAGAGGCTCGCCGACGAAGAGGCCAGG GAACGCGCCACCCTTCTTGGCAAGTTCCGCAACCTCGAGCACGACCTGGACAACATCCGCGAACAGGTCGAGGAGGAGGCCGAAGGCAAGGCTGATCTTCAACGCCAGCTTTCCAAGGCCAACGCCGAGGCTCAGCTCTGGCGCTCCAAGTACGAGTCCGAGGGCGTGGCCCGCTCCGAGGAACTCGAGGAGGCCAAGCGCAAGCTCCAGGCCCGCCTTGCCGAAGCCGAGGAGACCATTGAGTCCCTCAACCAGAAGGTTGTCGCTCTTGAGAAGACCAAGCAGCGTCTCGCCACCGAGGTCGAGGACCTGCAGCTCGAGGTCGACCGTGCCACCGCCATCGCCAACGCTGCCGAGAAGAAGCAGAAGGCCTTCGACAAGATCATCGGAGAATGGAAGCTCAAGGTTGACGACCTTGCCGCTGAGCTCGACGCCAGCCAGAAGGAGTGCCGCAACTACTCCACTGAGCTGTTCCGTCTCAAGGGTGCCTACGAGGAAGGCCAGGAACAGCTTGAGGCTGTCCGCCGTGAGAACAAGAACCTCGCCGACGAAGTCAAGGACCTCCTTGACCAGATCGGTGAAGGTGGCCGCAACATCCACGAGATCGAGAAGGCCAGGAAGCGCCTTGAGGCCGAGAAGGACGAGCTCCAGGCCGCCCTTGAGGAGGCTGAGGCAGCCCTCGAACAGGAGGAGAACAAGGTTCTCCGCGCTCAGCTTGAGCTGTCCCAGGTCAGGCAGGAGATCGACAGGCGCATCCAAGAGAAGGAGGAGGAGTTCGAGAACACACGCAAGAACCACCAGCGCGCCCTCGACTCCATGCAGGCTTCCCTCGAAGCCGAGGCTAAGGGCAAGGCTGAGGCCCTGCGCATGAAGAAGAAGCTTGAGGCTGACATCAACGAGCTTGAGATCGCTCTTGACCACGCCAACAAGGCTAACGCTGAGGCCCAGAAGAACATCAAGCGCTACCAGGCCCAGATCAAGGACCTCCAGACCGCCCTGGAAGAGGAACAGCGCGCCCGCGACGATGCCCGCGAACAGCTCGGCATCTCAGAACGCCGCGCCAACGCCCTCCAGAACGAGCTCGAGGAGTCCCGCACCCTCCTGGAACAGGCCGACCGCGCCCGCCGCCAGGCCGAACAGGAACTCGGCGACGCTCACGAACAGCTCAACGAGCTGTCCGCCCAGAGCGCCTCCCTGTCCGCTGCCAAGAGGAAACTCGAGTCCGAGCTGCAGACCCTGCACTCCGACCTCGACGAGCTCCTCAACGAGGCTAAGAACTCCGAGGAGAAGGCCAAGAAGGCTATGGTTGACGCCGCCCGTCTTGCCGACGAGCTGCGCGCCGAACAAGACCACGCCCAGACCCAGGAGAAACTCCGCAAGGCTCTTGAGCAACAGATCAAGGAACTGCAAGTCAGGCTGGATGAGGCTGAAGCCAACGCCCTTAAGGGAGGCAAGAAGGCCATCCAGAAACTGGAACAGAGGGTCAGGGAGCTTGAGAACGAGCTTGACGGTGAACAGAGGAGACACGCCGACGCCCAGAAGAACCTCCGCAAGTCAGAGAGGCGCATCAAGGAGCTCACCTTCCAGGCCGAGGAGGACCGCAAGAACCACGAGCGCATGCAGGACCTCGTCGACAAACTGCAACAGAAGATCAAGACCTACAAGAGGCAGATCGAGGAAGCCGAAGAAATCGCCGCCCTCAACTTGGCTAAGTTCCGCAAGGCACAGCAGGAGTTGGAGGAGGCCGAGGAAAGGGCAGACCTTGCCGAGCAGGCCATCAGCAAATTCCGTGGCAAGGGACGTGCGGGTTCCGCTGCGAGAGGAGTCAGTCCGGCG CCCCAGCGCTCGCGTCCCGCCTTCGCTGACGGTTTCGGCACCTTCCCACCTAGGTTCGACCTGGCGCCCGAAGATTTCTAA